The following proteins are encoded in a genomic region of Shinella zoogloeoides:
- a CDS encoding ATP-binding protein: protein MSAKQYPFIDVAVHERVRLPFARGEAVVLFSKDMARVLWSNGRGAALFGQDNIYDFLDTGPDRTDVAFRQLAATARQVGAPGERRSFLMRVGSGFRSVPVHATVEAITIRRGDDAILFSVPVAGSQGDADAAAAMLAGFDDPDTHMAVLDGEGAVVAASDGFDRLAISQQTRLALVEAAGRSAEHLVKRPVATGRGHLPAAIGKISNDPALHLLFAVETILGHLDPEEDEPVQQAKAEPAVEETPAAAEVTVAAVSETPEPVSNDEEAPIEVAPAEEAEEIAAEEADDDNVEAPTEITAADAVESPAPVSETTEKTGFVFNPQGRPIRFVWKIDAEGRFSEISEEFAAAVGPHAAAISGERFSDVAGRFDLDPDGKIGDLLRRRDTWSGKTIQWPVEGTSLVVPVDLAALPTYSRNREFDGFRGFGIVRIADAAEDPHARGLTLGDAEPAGEALVEEAFAEETGTLLETAAQDADEMPPETADAGSDDAISPEEATSTDHEVATTVETDPSEAEGVDAEAAPAPDGDEEDAFRGERPALRLVETPARRHSDKVVQLETRRNRGGLFDGLSTGEQAAFREIARQLGETFGKRKPEDRPAEETADDADKADGDDTNNPSATGEAAAEMPGLEVGPHADDMLHEEPAGERTGFAPSRRQMDYGLTGPVVDALPVALLVHVGDRLIHANPEFFRLTGYSDLKDLEASGGLDILLAGPDEEAEESGGTMALRHADGESSSAVRARLQSIRWEDGTALMLALTPVQEKPALKLVDTAPVPAESEERPADQAAAAALRIEVSELRSILETATDGVVVVGQDGDIRSMNRSASALFNYDEDETRGRPFAMLFAHESQKAVLDYLAGLSGHGVASVLNDGREVIGREAGGGFIPLFMTMGRLSSSAGYCAVIRDITQWKRTEEELRNAKRAAETANAHKSDFLARVSHEIRTPLNAIIGFSDMMATERFGPIGHPRYIEYANDIGRSGRHVLDIVNDLLDISKIEAGEMELEFTAVGLNETISEAVSLVQPQANAQRVIIRTSLSTNVPQIVADLRSIKQIALNILSNAIRFTPSGGQIVVSTAYEANGSVVLRIRDTGVGMTRSELEQAMKPFRQVTTGARKRGDGTGLGLPLTKAMVDANRANFAISSTPNEGTLVEVVFPSPRVLAD, encoded by the coding sequence ATGTCCGCGAAACAGTATCCCTTTATCGACGTCGCCGTCCATGAACGGGTGCGCCTGCCCTTTGCACGGGGCGAGGCGGTCGTGCTGTTTTCCAAGGACATGGCGCGGGTGCTCTGGTCGAACGGCCGGGGCGCGGCCCTCTTCGGCCAGGACAATATCTACGACTTCCTCGATACCGGCCCGGACCGCACCGACGTCGCATTCCGCCAGCTCGCCGCGACCGCGCGGCAGGTCGGGGCGCCGGGCGAGCGGCGCAGCTTCCTGATGCGCGTCGGCAGCGGCTTCCGCAGCGTGCCGGTCCATGCGACGGTCGAGGCGATCACCATCCGCCGCGGTGACGATGCCATCCTGTTCAGCGTGCCCGTCGCCGGCAGCCAGGGCGACGCGGACGCGGCCGCCGCGATGCTCGCCGGCTTCGACGATCCCGACACGCACATGGCCGTGCTCGACGGCGAGGGCGCGGTCGTCGCCGCCTCGGACGGCTTCGACCGGCTGGCCATCAGCCAGCAGACCCGCCTTGCGCTCGTGGAGGCCGCCGGCCGCAGCGCCGAACACCTCGTCAAGCGTCCTGTCGCCACCGGGCGCGGGCATCTGCCTGCCGCCATCGGCAAGATTTCCAACGACCCCGCCCTGCACCTGCTTTTCGCCGTCGAGACCATTCTTGGCCATCTCGACCCGGAGGAGGACGAGCCCGTCCAGCAGGCCAAAGCGGAGCCGGCCGTCGAGGAGACGCCCGCCGCTGCCGAGGTGACCGTCGCGGCAGTATCGGAAACTCCCGAGCCTGTTTCGAACGACGAAGAGGCCCCCATCGAGGTTGCCCCGGCGGAAGAGGCGGAAGAGATTGCCGCCGAAGAAGCCGACGACGATAACGTCGAGGCCCCCACCGAGATTACGGCCGCCGATGCCGTCGAGTCCCCTGCCCCCGTGAGCGAGACGACGGAGAAGACCGGTTTCGTCTTCAACCCGCAGGGCCGTCCGATCCGTTTCGTCTGGAAGATCGATGCCGAGGGCCGGTTCAGCGAGATTTCGGAGGAGTTCGCCGCCGCCGTCGGGCCGCATGCCGCCGCGATTTCCGGGGAACGCTTCAGCGATGTCGCCGGACGCTTCGATCTCGACCCGGATGGAAAGATCGGCGATCTCCTGCGCCGCCGCGACACATGGTCGGGCAAGACGATCCAGTGGCCGGTCGAAGGCACCAGCCTCGTCGTTCCCGTCGACCTCGCCGCCCTGCCCACCTATTCCCGCAACCGCGAATTCGACGGCTTCCGCGGCTTCGGCATCGTGCGCATCGCCGATGCGGCCGAGGACCCGCATGCCCGCGGCCTGACGCTGGGCGATGCCGAGCCGGCGGGGGAAGCGCTGGTGGAAGAAGCCTTCGCCGAGGAGACCGGCACCCTGCTGGAGACGGCGGCGCAGGACGCGGACGAGATGCCGCCGGAAACGGCGGATGCGGGCAGCGACGATGCCATTTCGCCGGAAGAAGCAACCTCCACGGATCACGAGGTCGCGACGACTGTCGAAACGGACCCGTCCGAAGCCGAAGGCGTGGATGCGGAAGCGGCTCCCGCGCCCGACGGCGACGAGGAAGACGCGTTCCGGGGCGAACGGCCTGCGCTGCGCCTCGTCGAGACGCCCGCCCGCCGGCATTCCGACAAGGTCGTGCAGCTCGAGACCCGGCGCAATCGCGGCGGGCTGTTCGATGGCCTTTCCACCGGCGAGCAGGCGGCATTCCGCGAGATCGCCCGCCAGCTCGGCGAGACCTTCGGCAAGCGCAAGCCCGAAGATCGGCCGGCGGAGGAAACGGCGGATGATGCCGACAAGGCCGACGGCGATGATACGAACAATCCGTCCGCCACCGGCGAAGCCGCGGCGGAAATGCCCGGCCTCGAAGTCGGCCCCCATGCCGACGACATGCTGCACGAAGAGCCTGCCGGCGAGCGCACGGGCTTTGCCCCCTCGCGCCGCCAGATGGACTATGGGCTGACCGGCCCCGTCGTCGATGCGCTGCCGGTTGCGCTGCTCGTCCATGTCGGCGACCGGCTCATCCATGCCAATCCGGAATTCTTCCGCCTGACGGGCTATTCAGACCTGAAGGACCTCGAAGCCTCCGGCGGGCTCGACATCCTGCTGGCCGGTCCCGACGAGGAAGCCGAGGAGAGCGGCGGCACCATGGCGCTCCGCCATGCCGACGGCGAGAGCTCCAGCGCGGTGCGCGCCCGACTCCAGTCGATCCGCTGGGAAGACGGCACGGCGCTCATGCTGGCGCTGACGCCGGTGCAGGAAAAGCCGGCGCTCAAGCTGGTCGACACCGCCCCCGTCCCGGCCGAATCCGAAGAACGGCCCGCCGACCAGGCCGCCGCCGCGGCGCTGCGCATCGAGGTCAGCGAGCTGCGCTCCATTCTCGAAACCGCCACCGACGGCGTCGTCGTCGTCGGCCAGGACGGCGACATCCGCTCCATGAACCGTTCCGCGAGCGCCCTCTTCAACTATGACGAGGACGAGACGCGCGGCCGCCCCTTCGCCATGCTCTTCGCCCATGAAAGCCAGAAGGCGGTGCTCGACTATCTCGCCGGCCTTTCCGGCCATGGTGTCGCGAGCGTCCTCAACGACGGGCGCGAGGTCATCGGCCGCGAGGCGGGCGGCGGCTTCATCCCGCTCTTCATGACCATGGGCCGCCTTTCCTCTTCCGCCGGCTATTGCGCGGTCATCCGCGACATCACCCAGTGGAAGCGCACGGAGGAGGAGCTGCGCAACGCCAAGCGCGCGGCCGAGACGGCGAACGCCCACAAGAGCGATTTCCTCGCCCGCGTCAGCCACGAGATCCGCACGCCGCTCAATGCCATCATCGGCTTTTCCGACATGATGGCGACGGAGCGCTTCGGGCCGATCGGCCATCCGCGCTACATCGAATATGCCAACGACATCGGCCGGTCCGGCCGCCATGTGCTCGACATCGTCAACGACCTGCTCGACATCTCCAAGATCGAGGCGGGCGAAATGGAGCTGGAATTCACCGCCGTCGGCCTCAACGAGACGATCTCGGAAGCCGTCTCGCTGGTGCAGCCGCAGGCGAACGCCCAGCGCGTCATCATCCGCACCTCGCTTTCGACCAATGTGCCGCAGATCGTGGCGGACCTGCGCTCGATCAAGCAGATCGCGCTCAACATCCTGTCGAACGCCATCCGCTTCACGCCGTCCGGCGGGCAGATCGTCGTCTCCACCGCCTATGAGGCGAATGGCAGCGTTGTGCTGCGCATTCGCGATACTGGCGTCGGCATGACGCGCAGCGAGCTGGAGCAGGCGATGAAGCCCTTCCGCCAAGTGACGACGGGCGCGCGCAAGCGCGGCGACGGCACCGGCCTCGGCCTGCCGCTGACCAAGGCAATGGTCGACGCCAACCGGGCGAATTTCGCGATCAGCTCCACGCCGAACGAGGGCACGCTGGTCGAGGTGGTCTTCCCCTCCCCGCGCGTGCTGGCGGACTGA
- a CDS encoding phasin, whose protein sequence is MATKKTDDVFSIASIDPAKLSESFREFAEKGASQTKEAYAKMKEAAEDATKTVEATLESAQAGSVELGLKAIEALRTNAESSLSHMEALLGVKSVSELFELQTAFLRKQAEVVVEQAKSLQETSKKVAEKVAAPGKSAAEKAMKSFKSV, encoded by the coding sequence ATGGCTACCAAGAAGACCGACGACGTATTCTCCATCGCTTCCATCGACCCGGCCAAGCTTTCCGAGAGCTTCCGCGAATTCGCCGAGAAGGGCGCCTCGCAGACCAAGGAAGCCTATGCCAAGATGAAGGAAGCCGCCGAGGACGCAACGAAGACCGTCGAAGCGACGCTCGAAAGCGCGCAGGCCGGCTCCGTCGAACTCGGCCTCAAGGCCATCGAAGCGCTCCGCACCAATGCCGAAAGCTCGCTTTCCCACATGGAAGCCCTGCTCGGCGTGAAGTCCGTTTCCGAACTCTTCGAACTGCAGACCGCCTTCCTGCGCAAGCAGGCCGAAGTCGTCGTCGAGCAGGCCAAGTCCCTCCAGGAAACCTCCAAGAAGGTTGCCGAGAAGGTCGCCGCTCCCGGCAAGTCGGCCGCCGAAAAGGCCATGAAGTCCTTCAAGTCGGTCTGA
- a CDS encoding LysR family transcriptional regulator has translation MNWDDARMFLAVARTGQLLAASRRLGVNHATLSRRVSALEEALKTRLLIRRTNGCDLTAEGEAFLRAAERMETEMLAVQASIGRIDTAVAGTVRVGAPDGFGVSFLAPRLGRLTARHPELKIQLVPVPRSFSLSQREADIAITLERPEQGRLVSSKLTDYTLGLYASKAYLAENGTPESVEDLKAHRRIGYVEDLIFTASLNFTGEIMRSWDAGFEISSATGQTEAVRSGAGVGILHDYIARQYPELVRLLPATSIRRAYWTTWHESARDLVRVRTVAEFVQELVRKEHAMFL, from the coding sequence ATGAACTGGGATGACGCCCGCATGTTCCTGGCGGTGGCCCGCACCGGGCAGCTCCTTGCCGCCTCCCGCCGGCTCGGCGTCAACCACGCCACACTCAGCCGCCGCGTCAGCGCGCTGGAGGAGGCGCTGAAGACGCGCCTTCTCATCCGCCGCACCAATGGCTGCGACCTCACCGCCGAGGGCGAGGCCTTTTTGCGCGCGGCCGAACGTATGGAAACGGAAATGCTGGCGGTGCAGGCCAGCATCGGGCGCATCGACACGGCGGTCGCCGGCACCGTGCGCGTCGGGGCGCCGGACGGTTTCGGCGTCTCCTTCCTCGCCCCCCGGCTCGGCCGGCTGACGGCGCGCCATCCGGAACTGAAGATCCAGCTCGTGCCGGTCCCCCGCTCCTTCTCGCTGTCGCAGCGCGAGGCGGATATCGCGATCACGCTGGAGCGGCCGGAACAGGGCCGGCTCGTCTCCTCCAAGCTCACGGATTACACGCTCGGCCTTTATGCCTCAAAGGCCTATCTGGCGGAGAACGGCACGCCGGAGAGCGTCGAGGACCTCAAGGCGCACCGGCGCATCGGCTATGTGGAGGACCTCATCTTCACGGCCTCGCTCAACTTCACCGGCGAGATCATGCGCAGTTGGGACGCCGGCTTCGAGATTTCGAGCGCCACCGGCCAGACGGAGGCCGTGCGCTCGGGCGCGGGCGTCGGCATCCTGCACGACTATATCGCCCGGCAATATCCCGAGCTCGTCCGGCTGCTGCCCGCCACCTCGATCCGCCGCGCCTACTGGACGACGTGGCACGAAAGCGCGCGCGACCTCGTGCGCGTTCGCACCGTCGCCGAATTCGTGCAGGAACTCGTGCGCAAGGAACACGCGATGTTCCTCTGA
- a CDS encoding CoA-acylating methylmalonate-semialdehyde dehydrogenase, with product MYEIGHFINGKHVPGTSGRTADVYNPATGEVQAKVALASDAELQAAVDAAKAAQPKWAATNPQRRARVFMKFVDLLNQNMDELAVMVSREHGKTVEDSKGDVIRGLEVCEFVIGIPHLSKSEFTEGAGPGIDMYSIRQPVGIGAGITPFNFPGMIPMWMFAPAIACGNAFILKPSERDPSLPIRLAELMIEAGLPAGILNVVNGDKAAVDGIVSHPDIGAVSFVGSTPIARYVYGAATANGKRAQCFGGAKNHMIIMPDADLDQAVNALMGAGYGSAGERCMAVSVAVPVGEETANRLIEKLTPKIESLRIGPYTDEKADMGPVVTKEAQARIRSLIDKGLEEGAKLVVDGRDFKLQGYENGYFVGGCLFDNVTPDMEIYKTEIFGPVLSVVRAKNYEEALDLPMKHEYGNGVAIYTRDGDAARDFASRINIGMVGVNVPIPVPLAYHSFGGWKASAFGDLNQHGTDSIKFWTRTKTVTSRWPSGIKDGAEFVMPTMK from the coding sequence ATGTACGAGATCGGACACTTCATCAACGGCAAGCACGTCCCGGGCACGAGCGGCCGCACCGCGGACGTCTACAATCCCGCCACGGGCGAGGTTCAGGCCAAGGTCGCGCTGGCGAGCGACGCCGAGCTGCAGGCCGCCGTCGACGCCGCCAAGGCCGCGCAGCCGAAGTGGGCCGCCACCAACCCGCAGCGCCGCGCCCGCGTCTTCATGAAGTTCGTCGACCTGCTCAACCAGAACATGGACGAGCTGGCCGTGATGGTTTCGCGTGAGCACGGCAAGACGGTCGAAGATTCCAAGGGCGACGTCATCCGCGGCCTCGAAGTCTGCGAATTCGTCATCGGCATCCCGCATCTGTCCAAGAGCGAGTTCACCGAAGGCGCCGGCCCCGGCATCGACATGTATTCGATCCGCCAGCCGGTCGGCATCGGCGCGGGCATCACGCCGTTCAACTTCCCGGGCATGATCCCGATGTGGATGTTCGCCCCGGCGATCGCCTGCGGCAACGCCTTCATCCTCAAGCCCTCCGAGCGCGATCCGTCCCTGCCGATCCGCCTTGCCGAACTGATGATCGAGGCCGGCCTGCCGGCGGGCATCCTCAATGTCGTCAACGGTGACAAGGCCGCGGTCGACGGCATCGTCTCCCATCCGGATATCGGCGCCGTCTCCTTTGTCGGCTCCACGCCGATCGCCCGCTACGTCTACGGTGCCGCCACCGCCAACGGCAAGCGCGCCCAGTGCTTCGGCGGCGCGAAGAACCACATGATCATCATGCCCGACGCCGACCTCGACCAGGCCGTCAACGCCCTGATGGGCGCCGGCTACGGCTCGGCCGGCGAGCGCTGCATGGCCGTCTCCGTCGCCGTTCCGGTCGGCGAGGAAACCGCCAACCGCCTGATCGAGAAGCTGACGCCGAAGATCGAGAGCCTGCGCATCGGCCCCTATACCGACGAGAAGGCCGACATGGGCCCGGTCGTCACCAAGGAAGCCCAGGCCCGCATCCGCAGCCTCATCGACAAGGGCCTGGAAGAAGGCGCCAAGCTCGTCGTCGACGGCCGCGATTTCAAGCTGCAGGGCTACGAGAACGGCTATTTCGTCGGCGGCTGCCTCTTCGACAACGTCACGCCGGACATGGAAATCTACAAGACCGAGATCTTCGGCCCGGTCCTCTCCGTCGTGCGCGCCAAGAACTACGAGGAAGCCCTCGACCTGCCGATGAAGCATGAATACGGCAACGGCGTCGCCATCTACACCCGCGACGGCGATGCCGCCCGCGACTTCGCCAGCCGCATCAATATCGGCATGGTCGGCGTCAACGTTCCGATCCCGGTTCCGCTGGCCTACCACTCCTTCGGCGGCTGGAAGGCTTCCGCCTTCGGCGACCTCAACCAGCACGGCACGGACTCCATCAAGTTCTGGACCCGCACCAAGACCGTGACGAGCCGCTGGCCGTCCGGCATCAAGGACGGCGCCGAATTCGTCATGCCGACGATGAAGTGA
- a CDS encoding YjgN family protein, whose product MALAGSPQAAGQAGGFHRISFTGKASEYFGIWIVNVLLTIVTLGIYSAWAKVRRNRYFYGNTVLLGRSVEYHARGVQILVGRLIVLGAFVVLNVLAAVVPFLVLLPTIVVLVALPWLVARGLRFAARVTSYRNVRFDFVGGAGGAFKAFILGGLLSVITLGILTPLASRWVSRYLGANLRYGGKSFDTDPPLGPLYKSWLLSFLIALIGLGIIAVIVAANFALIAALIETPGSLAPEQQIPLIVSAVIGYIVIFATMGIAGLFYRAGVRNVAWSSTTFDGRHRLMSDVSRIRYTWIAISNVIVTIFTLGLMRPWAAVRLARYTWEHTGVTFSGDVGELFSRIEEQGSAVGAEFMDFEGFDFGF is encoded by the coding sequence ATGGCATTGGCAGGATCGCCGCAGGCCGCAGGGCAGGCGGGGGGCTTTCATCGTATTTCCTTTACCGGCAAGGCATCCGAATATTTCGGCATCTGGATCGTCAACGTGCTTTTGACGATCGTCACGCTCGGCATCTATTCCGCCTGGGCCAAGGTCCGGCGCAACCGCTATTTCTACGGCAACACCGTCCTGCTCGGCCGGTCCGTCGAATATCATGCGCGGGGCGTGCAGATCCTCGTCGGCCGGCTCATCGTCCTCGGCGCGTTCGTCGTGCTGAACGTCCTGGCCGCCGTCGTGCCGTTCCTGGTGCTGCTGCCGACCATCGTCGTGCTGGTCGCCTTGCCGTGGCTCGTCGCGAGGGGCCTGCGCTTCGCCGCGCGCGTCACGAGCTACCGCAACGTGCGCTTCGATTTCGTCGGCGGTGCCGGTGGCGCGTTCAAGGCCTTCATCCTCGGCGGCCTGCTTTCCGTCATCACGCTCGGCATCCTCACGCCGCTCGCCAGCCGCTGGGTGTCGCGCTATCTCGGCGCGAACCTGCGCTATGGCGGCAAGTCCTTCGATACCGATCCGCCGCTCGGGCCGCTCTACAAGTCCTGGCTGCTGTCCTTCCTCATCGCGCTGATCGGCCTCGGCATCATCGCGGTCATCGTCGCCGCCAATTTCGCGTTGATCGCCGCGCTGATCGAGACACCCGGTTCGCTGGCGCCCGAGCAGCAGATCCCGCTGATCGTCAGCGCGGTCATCGGCTATATCGTCATCTTCGCCACGATGGGCATCGCCGGGCTCTTCTACCGGGCGGGCGTGCGCAACGTCGCCTGGTCCTCCACGACCTTCGACGGCAGGCACCGGCTGATGAGCGACGTCTCGCGCATCCGCTACACCTGGATCGCCATCTCCAACGTCATCGTGACGATCTTCACCCTCGGCCTGATGCGGCCCTGGGCGGCCGTACGCCTCGCCCGCTATACGTGGGAGCACACCGGCGTTACCTTCTCGGGCGACGTCGGCGAGCTGTTCAGCAGGATCGAGGAACAGGGTTCGGCCGTCGGCGCCGAATTCATGGACTTCGAAGGGTTCGATTTTGGCTTCTGA
- a CDS encoding M48 family metallopeptidase — translation MASDNAAIAGGEWHPAGSSRSVEAHLVEKGGEIAAVPVGGERPLAGAGLSWLEISSRVGSIPRRVTFPDGSIFETWDNEGIDRYLAARGRGGAGMVHWLEQFRLRLIVIVLLAFALGSAVYRWGVPALVEVAVVTTPPIVPQLMGKGTLEALDKTTFSPTKLSEERRREIADGFARIAAQSPAGAGAYNLNFRDGGIIGPNAFALPDGTLVVTDQLVEMAGGDTEMIIGVLAHEIGHVELKHSLRQFYRAAGMTGLIMLIAGDVGSAVEDVLVQGGGLLALSYSRAAEAEADRRSVELMAKAGYDPAAIARFFTLIEEKLGDKSDTNILSTHPGTPQRRKDILDYARTVTGQPAPEGR, via the coding sequence TTGGCTTCTGACAATGCCGCCATCGCCGGTGGGGAATGGCACCCCGCCGGCTCCAGCCGATCGGTCGAGGCGCATCTCGTCGAAAAGGGCGGCGAGATCGCCGCCGTGCCGGTCGGGGGCGAAAGGCCGCTGGCCGGCGCCGGTCTTTCCTGGCTGGAGATTTCCAGCCGGGTCGGCTCCATCCCCCGCCGCGTGACCTTCCCGGACGGCTCGATCTTCGAGACCTGGGACAATGAGGGCATCGACCGCTACCTCGCCGCGCGGGGCAGGGGCGGGGCCGGCATGGTGCACTGGCTGGAGCAGTTCCGCCTGCGCCTCATCGTCATCGTGCTGCTCGCCTTCGCGCTCGGCAGCGCCGTCTATCGCTGGGGCGTGCCGGCGCTCGTCGAGGTCGCCGTCGTCACGACGCCGCCCATCGTGCCGCAACTGATGGGCAAGGGCACGCTGGAGGCGCTCGACAAGACGACGTTCTCGCCGACAAAGCTTTCCGAGGAGCGCCGCCGGGAGATCGCCGACGGCTTCGCCCGCATCGCGGCGCAGTCGCCGGCCGGTGCGGGCGCCTACAATCTCAATTTCCGCGACGGCGGTATCATCGGCCCCAACGCCTTCGCCCTGCCGGACGGCACGCTCGTCGTCACCGACCAGCTCGTCGAGATGGCGGGTGGCGATACGGAGATGATCATCGGCGTGCTGGCGCACGAGATCGGCCATGTCGAGTTGAAGCACAGTCTTCGCCAGTTCTACCGGGCCGCCGGCATGACCGGCCTCATCATGCTGATCGCCGGCGACGTCGGCTCGGCGGTCGAGGATGTCCTGGTGCAGGGCGGCGGCCTGCTGGCGCTTTCCTACTCGCGCGCGGCGGAAGCCGAGGCCGACCGGCGCTCGGTCGAGCTGATGGCGAAGGCCGGCTACGACCCGGCGGCCATCGCCCGCTTCTTCACGCTCATCGAGGAAAAGCTCGGCGACAAGTCCGATACCAATATCCTCTCCACCCATCCGGGCACGCCGCAGCGCAGGAAGGATATCCTCGATTATGCCAGGACCGTTACCGGCCAGCCGGCGCCGGAGGGCCGGTAA
- the rirA gene encoding iron-responsive transcriptional regulator RirA: MRLTKQTNYAVRMLMYCAANGDKLSRIPEIAKAYGVSELFLFKILQPLTRAGIIETVRGRNGGVRLPKPASEITLFDVVRVTEDSFAMAECFEAGEIECPLVDSCGLNAALRKALNAFFEVLQQYTIDDLVKARPQIGMLLGLDHTRAAQAQAQAQQQPAA, from the coding sequence ATGCGCCTGACGAAGCAAACCAACTATGCCGTGCGCATGTTGATGTACTGCGCGGCGAACGGGGACAAGCTCAGCCGCATCCCGGAAATCGCGAAGGCCTACGGCGTTTCGGAACTCTTCCTGTTCAAGATCCTTCAGCCGCTGACCAGGGCTGGCATCATCGAGACCGTGCGCGGGCGCAATGGCGGCGTGCGTCTGCCCAAGCCGGCGAGCGAGATCACGCTGTTCGACGTGGTGCGCGTGACGGAGGATTCCTTCGCCATGGCCGAATGTTTCGAGGCGGGCGAGATCGAATGCCCGCTCGTCGACAGCTGTGGCCTCAACGCGGCGCTGCGCAAGGCGCTGAACGCCTTCTTCGAAGTGCTGCAGCAGTACACGATCGACGATCTCGTCAAGGCGCGCCCGCAGATCGGCATGCTGCTCGGCCTCGATCACACCCGCGCCGCCCAGGCTCAGGCTCAGGCCCAGCAGCAGCCGGCGGCCTGA
- a CDS encoding response regulator, translated as MTEQVHILLVDDDPAENVILSALMRKVASYAIALHYVETVEAALDFIRSSGVTLDMILMDNRLQPQADFRETVPGLRHAGYIGPVGVISSSISDAYFQKIDDYGVDFRIDKAELDPTAIEFILREYVRNEAGAGI; from the coding sequence ATGACAGAACAAGTACATATTCTGCTCGTTGATGACGATCCTGCGGAAAATGTCATTCTCAGCGCGCTGATGCGCAAGGTGGCGAGCTATGCCATCGCCCTGCATTATGTAGAGACGGTGGAAGCGGCGCTCGATTTCATCCGCTCGTCCGGGGTGACGCTCGACATGATCCTGATGGACAACCGGCTGCAGCCGCAGGCGGACTTCCGCGAGACCGTGCCGGGGCTGCGCCATGCCGGCTATATCGGCCCGGTCGGCGTCATTTCCTCGTCGATCAGCGATGCCTATTTCCAGAAGATCGACGATTACGGCGTCGACTTCCGCATAGACAAGGCCGAGCTCGATCCGACGGCCATCGAATTCATTCTCAGGGAATATGTGAGGAACGAAGCGGGCGCCGGAATCTGA
- a CDS encoding helix-turn-helix transcriptional regulator: protein MAVLNRHYRRYDFEGDLEKALNRVDFFRIFHTMALRHGFEHFGVLQLANEHETSLLAGRLVLHDLPAGLADAYDKRHRLNDSALFKSFYKSTIPTVWRASDAAQNGSAEGADFLDQIGFDMALAVPVHSVAGTRYVVLFLGDGEDIGRREHFEICYEANCTFDYFYRQVLANKAGMGLTPRETEILRWISYGKTASEIALIVSVSEHTVNSHTATILKKLDVVNRTQMVAKAIREQIIQ from the coding sequence GTGGCCGTATTGAACAGACACTACAGGCGATACGATTTCGAAGGCGATCTGGAGAAGGCTCTCAATCGCGTCGATTTCTTTCGTATCTTCCATACGATGGCCCTGCGCCACGGCTTCGAGCATTTCGGCGTCCTGCAGCTCGCCAACGAGCACGAGACCAGCCTGCTCGCCGGCCGGCTGGTGCTGCACGACCTGCCCGCCGGCCTTGCCGACGCCTATGACAAGCGTCACCGCCTCAACGATTCCGCCCTCTTCAAGAGCTTCTACAAGTCGACGATCCCGACGGTGTGGCGCGCCTCGGACGCGGCGCAGAACGGCTCCGCCGAAGGCGCCGATTTCCTCGACCAGATCGGCTTCGACATGGCGCTCGCGGTCCCCGTGCATTCCGTCGCGGGTACGCGCTATGTCGTCCTCTTCCTCGGCGACGGCGAAGATATCGGCCGGCGCGAGCATTTCGAGATCTGCTACGAGGCGAACTGCACCTTCGACTATTTCTACAGGCAGGTGCTCGCCAACAAGGCCGGCATGGGGCTGACGCCACGCGAGACGGAAATCCTGCGCTGGATCTCCTACGGCAAGACGGCAAGCGAGATCGCCCTCATCGTCTCCGTCTCGGAGCATACCGTGAACTCGCACACGGCGACGATCCTGAAGAAGCTCGACGTCGTCAACCGCACCCAGATGGTCGCCAAGGCGATCCGCGAGCAGATCATCCAGTAA